A single genomic interval of Mycolicibacterium sp. MU0053 harbors:
- a CDS encoding helix-turn-helix domain-containing protein gives MTTATTTFTPPTVDGVPASVVTVPVAAALLNAGQRSVWRWIADGQLPALRLPSGSVRIRVSDLEGLVAPLARD, from the coding sequence ATGACCACTGCCACCACCACCTTCACACCCCCCACGGTCGACGGTGTACCCGCGTCGGTCGTGACCGTCCCCGTCGCCGCTGCGCTGCTCAATGCTGGCCAGCGGTCGGTATGGCGCTGGATCGCCGACGGGCAATTGCCCGCATTGAGGCTGCCTTCCGGATCGGTGCGGATTCGCGTTTCGGACCTCGAAGGGCTTGTTGCGCCGCTCGCTCGTGACTGA